Proteins found in one Roseovarius pelagicus genomic segment:
- a CDS encoding hybrid sensor histidine kinase/response regulator produces MTTQPLGPIRRAAARGRPRAALILASAVFFMGAALVVPDGTAQQIIAGVAAILGCAALWICGYALFQRSVNRTSAQSLMTLIKHDASPSIVTSDDGAVVCVNDAAQTVYRANRCETLAGALQNVLANPGAALFRLKTAAMARGSAHEDLVTASGHIRLSVHRAGEDRFLWRIERSADMAARRADPLPLPMITVGRNNAVLFMNDAARNLVGERARTLDRICPKLPLRSGQFNNISTRDGLQSCLTVALEGMAGRREVFLLPGVAATERQPDGWAFFDELPVPLLKLDPGGQIQLSNRPARALLGSDDCQGRPITDLLEGLGRSLPDWLGDAAKGRGSLHSEFLRVKRADQDMFVQVTLNRASEEGQTVLIAVLSDATELKSLEAQFVQSQKMQAIGQLAGGVAHDFNNLLTAISGHCDLLLLRHDQGDSDYNDLVQINQNANRAASLVNQLLAYSRKQTLRPEVMDLRDAMSDLTHLLNRLVGEKVILSLTHDPMLWSIRADKRQLEQVVMNLVVNARDAMPEGGEIRLTTENVTLTEPLNRDRAVVAPGRYVRVAVTDEGGGISSDKLQKVFEPFFTTKRTGEGTGLGLSTAYGIVKQTGGFIFVDSEHGVGSQFFLLFPAYDAVEDVPKPTIAPLPVESPVDGVVLLVEDEAPVRAFASRALQLRGLTVLEAESAEDALEMLKDDALEVDVFVTDVVMPGLNGPSWVQQALKSRPDVRVVFVSGYAEEDFGDTQSRIPNSVFLPKPFSLTELTEIVQRQLN; encoded by the coding sequence ATGACAACACAACCATTGGGACCGATCCGGCGCGCCGCCGCGCGGGGGCGTCCCCGCGCGGCGTTGATCCTTGCGTCGGCGGTTTTCTTTATGGGGGCCGCGCTCGTCGTGCCGGATGGGACGGCGCAACAGATAATTGCTGGGGTCGCGGCAATTCTGGGATGTGCTGCCCTGTGGATATGTGGCTACGCGCTGTTTCAACGCTCGGTCAATCGCACGTCGGCACAATCGCTGATGACACTGATCAAGCACGACGCGTCCCCCAGTATCGTGACCTCTGACGATGGCGCGGTTGTATGCGTCAATGATGCCGCACAAACAGTCTATCGCGCAAATCGCTGCGAAACGCTTGCTGGCGCATTGCAGAACGTATTGGCAAACCCTGGCGCGGCGCTCTTTCGTTTGAAAACTGCTGCCATGGCGCGGGGCTCTGCACATGAGGATCTGGTTACGGCGTCGGGACATATCCGGCTGAGTGTGCATCGTGCCGGAGAGGATCGGTTTTTATGGCGGATTGAGCGATCGGCAGATATGGCGGCGCGACGTGCTGATCCGCTTCCTTTGCCGATGATCACGGTTGGACGCAACAATGCCGTGCTGTTCATGAATGATGCGGCCCGCAATCTGGTGGGCGAGCGGGCCCGGACACTTGACCGGATATGCCCGAAGTTGCCCCTGCGATCAGGACAGTTCAACAACATCAGCACCCGTGATGGCCTGCAATCGTGCCTGACTGTCGCCTTAGAAGGGATGGCAGGCCGACGTGAGGTGTTCTTGCTCCCCGGTGTCGCCGCAACAGAGCGACAGCCCGATGGATGGGCATTTTTCGACGAACTGCCGGTCCCACTGCTAAAGTTGGACCCTGGCGGGCAGATTCAATTGTCGAACCGGCCGGCGCGCGCCTTACTGGGATCGGACGATTGCCAAGGCCGCCCGATCACTGACCTTCTCGAAGGGTTGGGGCGGTCACTTCCGGATTGGTTGGGCGATGCGGCGAAGGGGCGCGGTTCGCTGCATTCGGAATTTCTGCGCGTAAAACGCGCGGATCAGGATATGTTCGTTCAGGTCACACTGAACCGCGCGAGCGAAGAAGGACAGACAGTCCTGATCGCGGTGCTGAGTGATGCAACCGAGTTAAAATCACTGGAGGCGCAGTTCGTCCAGAGCCAGAAAATGCAGGCCATCGGTCAGTTGGCAGGCGGTGTTGCACATGATTTCAACAATCTGCTGACTGCGATTTCCGGGCATTGCGACCTGCTGCTCTTGCGCCATGATCAGGGCGATAGCGATTACAATGATCTGGTTCAGATCAATCAGAACGCCAATCGCGCTGCATCTCTGGTTAACCAGCTTTTGGCTTATTCGCGCAAGCAGACACTCCGGCCTGAGGTCATGGATTTGCGTGATGCAATGTCGGATCTGACTCATTTGTTGAACCGTCTGGTCGGCGAAAAGGTAATTCTGTCACTAACTCACGACCCGATGCTCTGGTCGATCCGTGCTGATAAGCGGCAGTTGGAGCAGGTGGTGATGAATCTTGTGGTCAACGCCCGCGACGCAATGCCAGAGGGGGGCGAGATTCGATTGACCACCGAAAACGTCACGCTGACAGAGCCATTGAACCGTGACCGCGCGGTAGTCGCACCTGGCCGGTATGTCAGGGTGGCGGTAACAGACGAGGGCGGGGGCATCTCATCGGACAAGCTGCAAAAAGTGTTCGAGCCATTCTTTACCACAAAACGGACGGGGGAGGGCACTGGGCTTGGCTTGTCTACGGCGTACGGAATCGTGAAGCAGACCGGAGGTTTTATCTTTGTCGACAGCGAACATGGTGTTGGCAGCCAGTTCTTCTTGTTGTTCCCAGCCTATGATGCGGTCGAAGATGTACCCAAGCCCACCATCGCACCGTTGCCGGTGGAATCGCCGGTAGACGGTGTTGTGCTGCTGGTAGAGGACGAGGCACCGGTGCGGGCTTTCGCCTCGCGTGCGTTGCAGTTGCGCGGCCTTACCGTGTTAGAAGCGGAATCGGCGGAAGATGCATTGGAGATGCTCAAAGATGACGCACTCGAAGTGGATGTATTCGTAACTGATGTGGTGATGCCCGGCTTGAACGGACCCAGTTGGGTGCAGCAGGCGCTGAAATCGCGCCCTGATGTGCGTGTTGTCTTTGTTTCGGGTTATGCCGAAGAGGATTTTGGTGATACGCAGTCGCGCATTCCAAACTCGGTTTTTCTGCCCAAACCGTTCTCGTTGACGGAATTGACGGAAATCGTGCAACGCCAATTAAATTGA
- the recA gene encoding recombinase RecA has product MATADLLSMDSKKSADKQKALDSALAQIERQFGKGSIMKLGGENAIQDIEATSTGSLGLDIALGIGGLPKGRVVEIYGPESSGKTTLTLHCVAEEQKKGGVCAFVDAEHALDPQYARKLGVDLDELLISQPDTGEQALEIVDTLVRSGAVSMVVVDSVAALTPKSELEGDMGDSSVGVHARLMSQAMRKLTGSISRTKCTVVFINQIRMKIGVMFGSPETTTGGNALKFYSSVRLDIRRIGALKDRDEVVGNATRVKVVKNKVAPPFKQVEFDIMYGEGISKMGELLDLGVKAGVVEKSGSWFSYGDERIGQGRENAKTFLKENSRIALQIEDKIRAAHGLDFDMPEGSGDDGDILEA; this is encoded by the coding sequence ATGGCAACGGCAGATTTACTCAGCATGGACAGCAAGAAAAGCGCAGACAAGCAAAAGGCTCTGGATAGCGCATTGGCGCAGATAGAACGCCAGTTCGGCAAGGGATCGATCATGAAGCTGGGCGGCGAAAATGCCATCCAGGATATCGAGGCGACATCGACCGGATCGCTCGGATTGGATATTGCACTGGGGATTGGCGGTCTGCCCAAGGGCCGCGTTGTCGAAATCTACGGCCCTGAAAGCTCTGGCAAGACGACACTGACGCTGCATTGCGTTGCCGAAGAACAGAAAAAGGGCGGCGTTTGCGCTTTTGTCGATGCAGAGCATGCTCTGGATCCGCAATATGCGCGCAAGCTGGGCGTGGATCTGGACGAGTTGCTGATCAGCCAGCCCGACACGGGAGAACAGGCGCTGGAGATCGTGGATACGTTGGTTCGGTCTGGGGCCGTCAGCATGGTCGTGGTCGACTCTGTCGCGGCACTGACGCCCAAATCCGAATTGGAAGGCGACATGGGCGACAGCAGCGTGGGCGTACATGCGCGACTGATGAGCCAGGCCATGCGCAAGCTGACCGGCTCGATCAGTCGCACCAAATGTACGGTGGTGTTCATCAACCAGATTCGCATGAAGATTGGCGTCATGTTCGGTAGCCCCGAGACGACGACCGGCGGCAATGCGCTGAAGTTCTATAGCTCTGTCCGGTTGGATATCCGGCGCATCGGTGCGCTGAAAGACCGCGACGAGGTGGTGGGCAACGCCACCCGCGTCAAGGTGGTCAAGAACAAGGTCGCGCCGCCCTTCAAACAGGTGGAGTTCGACATCATGTATGGCGAAGGAATCAGCAAGATGGGTGAACTGCTCGACCTTGGGGTCAAGGCCGGTGTGGTGGAAAAATCCGGTAGCTGGTTCAGCTATGGTGACGAACGGATCGGTCAAGGGCGCGAGAATGCCAAGACCTTTTTGAAAGAAAACAGCCGCATCGCGCTGCAGATCGAGGATAAAATCCGGGCTGCGCATGGTCTAGATTTCGACATGCCAGAAGGCTCTGGCGACGATGGTGATATTCTGGAGGCATAA
- a CDS encoding DUF1330 domain-containing protein, which translates to MPALWIAHVTVTDEESYGKYAALAGPAIAKHGGHFIARAGRYVQLEGKDRPRNVVARFPSLEAAEACYHSPEYQEALSHARDASERELLVVETTE; encoded by the coding sequence ATGCCTGCACTATGGATTGCCCATGTGACCGTCACCGACGAAGAATCCTATGGCAAATACGCGGCCCTCGCGGGCCCGGCGATTGCCAAGCACGGGGGGCATTTTATCGCCCGTGCAGGGCGTTACGTCCAGCTGGAGGGCAAGGACCGGCCCCGTAATGTGGTCGCGCGGTTTCCCAGCTTGGAGGCTGCGGAAGCCTGCTATCATTCGCCGGAATACCAAGAAGCGTTAAGTCATGCGCGTGATGCGTCAGAGCGCGAATTACTGGTGGTTGAAACCACCGAATGA
- a CDS encoding SAM-dependent methyltransferase, producing MTPGARIQAAIEILDAITDETAAERALTGWARRSRFAGSKDRAAVRDHVFQALRCWRSYACLGGADTGRGRMIGALRADDTDPALLFTGVGHAPAPLSAVELTSGTPAVTDADRLDLQPWLVERFQGSLGDDAERAAMALRARAPVMLRVNLRKGSVDQAMQSLAADEIATAPIDGINTALQVIDNHRKVLSSAAFQNGLVEFQDSSSQKAMQTIVLPAGARILDYCAGGGGKALALAARLDATIYAHDADPSRMKDLPARASRAGAQIRILDEDAVARAAPYDMVLCDVPCSGSGTWRRAPDAKWRLSEASLGALVDVQSVILDTARSLIAPGGTLVYATCSVLQEENEQQIEEFVRRHSGWSAVSVARLPISAVGDGFFVAHLLRE from the coding sequence ATGACACCGGGCGCGCGGATACAGGCCGCCATCGAGATATTGGATGCGATCACGGATGAAACCGCTGCCGAGCGGGCGCTGACCGGATGGGCGCGCCGGTCACGGTTTGCTGGATCAAAAGATCGCGCGGCCGTGCGAGATCACGTGTTTCAGGCGCTGCGCTGCTGGCGATCCTATGCCTGTCTTGGCGGCGCAGACACGGGGCGTGGTCGGATGATTGGGGCGTTGCGCGCGGACGATACCGACCCGGCGTTGCTCTTTACCGGCGTGGGTCACGCACCGGCCCCGCTGAGTGCTGTCGAACTCACCTCAGGGACTCCTGCGGTGACAGACGCCGACCGGTTAGATCTGCAACCATGGTTGGTCGAACGTTTTCAAGGTTCGTTAGGGGATGATGCAGAGCGGGCGGCGATGGCATTACGTGCTCGCGCACCCGTCATGCTGCGGGTGAATTTGCGCAAGGGCTCCGTCGATCAGGCAATGCAATCGCTTGCAGCGGATGAGATTGCGACCGCTCCAATTGATGGCATCAATACTGCCCTGCAAGTTATAGATAATCATAGAAAAGTTCTTTCATCGGCGGCGTTTCAGAACGGCTTGGTCGAATTTCAGGACAGCTCTAGCCAAAAGGCGATGCAAACCATCGTGCTACCCGCCGGCGCGCGAATTTTGGACTATTGCGCAGGCGGCGGGGGCAAGGCGCTGGCGCTGGCAGCAAGACTGGATGCGACCATATATGCCCATGACGCCGATCCGTCGCGAATGAAAGATCTGCCCGCTCGGGCCAGCCGGGCAGGCGCGCAGATCAGGATTTTGGACGAGGATGCAGTAGCTCGGGCAGCCCCCTACGACATGGTATTGTGCGACGTGCCCTGTTCTGGCAGCGGCACATGGCGGCGCGCCCCGGACGCGAAATGGCGTCTGAGCGAAGCCAGTCTTGGGGCGCTCGTCGATGTGCAGAGCGTCATTCTGGATACAGCGCGGTCATTGATCGCACCGGGGGGGACGCTGGTCTATGCGACATGTTCGGTCCTGCAAGAGGAAAACGAGCAGCAGATCGAAGAATTTGTTCGGCGTCATTCCGGCTGGTCGGCGGTATCCGTTGCGCGTTTGCCCATCAGTGCGGTGGGGGATGGATTTTTCGTAGCGCACCTATTGCGAGAATGA
- a CDS encoding gamma-glutamyl kinase, giving the protein MLVFSKQKLVFLSVPKTGTTAWQAALGRHASMVVTDPPELKHAPVFRYNRFFRPALEKFVGEGLDVMAVMREPVSWLGSWYRYRQRPFLDGHANSTAGISFDNFVEAYLKGQTPGFANVGAQSKFLEPTRNGTAITHLFRYEDQAAIIGFLQDRLQCAITLERYNASAKAASGPQLSEDVERRLRRKFSPDFALWNGIGADGAYVPVPEASI; this is encoded by the coding sequence ATGTTGGTGTTTTCCAAACAGAAACTTGTGTTCTTATCGGTCCCGAAAACCGGGACCACCGCGTGGCAGGCCGCCCTCGGGCGGCATGCGTCGATGGTCGTCACTGATCCGCCGGAACTGAAACATGCGCCAGTATTCCGCTACAATCGGTTCTTTCGGCCCGCGCTCGAGAAATTTGTTGGTGAGGGTCTTGATGTGATGGCCGTGATGCGTGAGCCGGTCAGCTGGCTGGGCAGTTGGTATCGCTATCGCCAGCGCCCATTTCTGGACGGGCATGCCAACAGTACAGCCGGGATCAGCTTTGACAATTTCGTCGAGGCATATCTGAAGGGGCAAACGCCCGGTTTTGCCAATGTCGGAGCGCAATCCAAGTTTCTTGAACCTACCCGCAATGGTACTGCCATCACACATCTGTTTCGCTACGAGGATCAGGCGGCGATCATCGGCTTTCTGCAGGACCGGCTTCAATGCGCTATCACGCTCGAACGCTACAACGCCTCGGCCAAAGCTGCGTCCGGCCCGCAGTTGTCTGAGGATGTGGAACGCCGATTGCGGCGCAAGTTCTCGCCGGATTTCGCACTCTGGAACGGGATCGGGGCTGATGGTGCCTATGTGCCGGTCCCCGAGGCCTCAATTTAA
- the typA gene encoding translational GTPase TypA, translating into MDLRNIAIIAHVDHGKTTLVDELLKQSGAFRQNQAVDERAMDSNDLERERGITIFAKPTSVVWKGTRINIVDTPGHADFGGEVERILSMVDGVVLLVDAAEGPMPQTKFVTSKALALGLRPIVVLNKVDKPDAEPDRALDECFDLFANLDADDDQLDFPHMYASGRSGWADHELNGPRKDLSALFDLVVNHVPAPKQIKHQNDDFRMLATTLGADPFVGRLLTGRVESGHIRVGATVQALSRVGQKIEQFRVTRIQAFRGLASQDIEEAQAGDIVSLAGMSKATVADTICALAVDTPLAAQPIDPPTITVTFGINDSPLAGRDGKKVQSRVIRDRLMKEAESNVAIKISDTPGGDAFEVAGRGELQMGVLIENMRREGFELSISRPQVVMRDGDDGQRLEPIEEVTIDVDDEYSGAVIEKLTGARKGDLTEMKPAGAGKTRIIARVPSRGLIGYHGEFLTDTRGTGVLNRVFHGWAPHKGAIPGRRAGVLISMENGESVAFALWNLEDRGKMFIGPQAKIYTGMIIGEHSRENDLEVNPLKGKKLTNVRASGTDEAVRLTTPVTMSLEQAIAYIDDDELVEVTPNAIRLRKRYLDPHERKRMAKTI; encoded by the coding sequence ATGGACCTTCGCAATATTGCGATTATCGCCCACGTTGACCATGGCAAAACGACACTGGTGGACGAGCTGCTAAAACAATCCGGCGCCTTTCGCCAGAATCAGGCCGTGGACGAACGCGCCATGGACAGCAACGATCTGGAACGAGAGCGCGGCATTACGATCTTTGCCAAGCCCACTTCGGTGGTGTGGAAAGGCACGCGGATCAACATCGTCGACACCCCCGGCCACGCCGATTTCGGCGGCGAAGTGGAACGTATCCTGAGCATGGTCGATGGCGTCGTCCTGTTGGTGGATGCCGCCGAAGGCCCAATGCCACAGACCAAGTTCGTGACCTCCAAGGCACTGGCCCTCGGCCTGCGCCCCATTGTGGTGCTGAACAAGGTCGACAAGCCAGATGCAGAACCTGACCGTGCGCTGGATGAATGTTTTGATCTCTTCGCCAATCTTGATGCTGACGATGATCAACTGGATTTCCCACATATGTACGCTTCGGGTCGCTCCGGCTGGGCTGACCACGAACTGAATGGTCCGCGCAAGGATCTCAGCGCGCTGTTCGATCTGGTGGTTAATCACGTTCCCGCCCCCAAGCAGATCAAGCATCAGAATGATGATTTCCGCATGCTGGCCACCACGCTGGGCGCTGACCCTTTTGTGGGGCGCCTGCTGACCGGCCGGGTCGAAAGCGGGCATATCCGCGTGGGTGCCACCGTGCAGGCGCTCAGCCGCGTCGGCCAAAAGATTGAGCAATTCCGCGTGACCCGGATTCAGGCGTTTCGCGGTCTGGCAAGTCAGGACATCGAAGAGGCACAGGCCGGCGATATCGTCAGCCTCGCCGGCATGTCCAAGGCGACCGTCGCCGATACGATCTGCGCCTTGGCCGTCGATACACCGCTGGCGGCGCAACCGATTGACCCGCCAACCATTACCGTGACCTTCGGCATCAACGACAGCCCGCTGGCTGGCCGTGACGGCAAAAAGGTACAAAGCCGCGTTATCCGCGACCGACTGATGAAAGAAGCCGAATCGAACGTCGCGATCAAGATCAGCGACACGCCGGGCGGCGATGCTTTCGAGGTTGCAGGTCGCGGTGAATTGCAGATGGGTGTCTTGATCGAGAATATGCGCCGTGAGGGATTCGAGTTGAGCATCTCGCGCCCGCAGGTCGTCATGCGTGACGGGGACGACGGCCAACGTCTGGAACCCATTGAAGAAGTCACCATCGACGTTGACGATGAATATTCCGGCGCTGTGATCGAGAAACTGACCGGCGCACGCAAGGGTGATCTGACCGAGATGAAACCTGCTGGCGCAGGCAAGACACGGATCATCGCCCGTGTGCCCTCGCGCGGTCTGATCGGCTATCACGGTGAGTTTCTGACCGATACACGCGGCACCGGCGTGCTGAACCGGGTGTTCCACGGCTGGGCCCCGCACAAAGGCGCCATTCCGGGCCGTCGCGCAGGGGTTCTAATCTCGATGGAGAACGGTGAATCGGTGGCCTTTGCCCTGTGGAACCTCGAGGATCGTGGCAAGATGTTCATCGGTCCACAGGCCAAGATCTATACCGGCATGATTATCGGCGAACATAGCCGCGAAAATGATCTGGAAGTGAACCCGCTCAAGGGTAAGAAGCTGACCAACGTGCGGGCCAGTGGCACGGATGAGGCTGTACGCCTGACCACGCCCGTCACGATGAGCCTTGAACAGGCCATCGCCTATATCGACGATGATGAACTGGTCGAAGTAACGCCAAACGCGATCCGTCTGCGTAAACGTTATCTGGACCCGCATGAACGCAAGCGGATGGCCAAGACCATCTGA
- the alaS gene encoding alanine--tRNA ligase has protein sequence MPTLNEIRSTFLNFFESNDHAIVDSSPLVPRNDPTLMFTNSGMVQFKNLFTGVEHRDYTRATTSQKCVRAGGKHNDLDNVGYTARHHTFFEMLGNFSFGDYFKEQAIPYAWDLLTKEFGLDKSKLLVTVYHTDDEAADIWKKYAGLPDDRIIRIATDDNFWSMGATGPCGPCTEVFYDHGPEIWGGPPGSAEEDGDRFIEIWNLVFMQNERFEDGSQRDLDMQSIDTGMGLERIGALLQGKHDNYDTDLMRALIEASAHVTNHDPDGPGNVHHRVIADHLRSTSFLMADGVMPSNEGRGYVLRRIMRRAMRHAHLLGAKDPVMYRLVPALVTQMGQAFPELGRAQSLIEETLKQEETRFKQTLERGLSMLDDAVADLSEGGELPGETAFKLYDTYGFPLDLTQDALREKGLGVDTGGFDAAMAEQKAKARAAWSGSGEAADASIWFDIAEAEGVTDFLGYDTEMAEGQIRALVRDGAVVTEAKTGEDVQIVLNQTPFYAESGGQVGDTGVVRTDGARAEITDTRKVAGVFIHFAKVTEGTLTKGDAAQLEVDHLRRSRIRANHSATHLLHEALRAALGPHVAQRGSLNAEDRLRFDFSHTKALSLEELKQIEDDVNAYIRQNDTVETRIMTPDDARALGAQALFGEKYGDEVRVVSMGTHAGSGKGADGATYSIELCGGTHVQRTGDIGVFVTLGDSASSAGVRRIEALTGADAFRYLSEQDHRVAALALELKAQPGDVLDRVRGLMDERKALGNEVAQLRRELAMAGGAGQGGGAAVEEIGGVRFVAQVLSGVSGKDLPALLDEHKARIGSGVVLLIADTDGKAAVAAGVTDDLTSRVSAEDIVKLAVVQLGGKGGGGRPDMARGGGRDVTNAEAAIETVRTLLKG, from the coding sequence ATGCCGACGTTGAATGAAATCCGATCGACCTTTCTGAACTTCTTTGAAAGCAACGATCATGCGATCGTCGACAGCTCTCCGCTGGTGCCACGCAATGACCCGACGTTGATGTTTACGAACTCGGGCATGGTACAGTTCAAGAACCTGTTTACCGGCGTCGAGCATCGCGATTATACCCGGGCCACCACCAGCCAGAAATGCGTACGGGCCGGTGGCAAGCACAACGATCTGGATAACGTGGGCTATACCGCCCGGCATCACACGTTCTTTGAGATGTTGGGGAACTTCAGCTTTGGCGATTATTTCAAGGAACAGGCGATCCCTTACGCTTGGGATTTGCTGACCAAAGAGTTCGGGCTGGATAAATCCAAGCTGCTGGTCACGGTTTACCATACCGATGACGAGGCAGCGGATATCTGGAAGAAATACGCCGGTCTGCCGGACGACCGGATCATCCGCATCGCTACGGACGATAATTTCTGGTCGATGGGCGCCACTGGCCCCTGTGGTCCCTGCACCGAGGTGTTCTATGATCACGGGCCAGAGATCTGGGGTGGCCCTCCGGGCAGCGCTGAAGAGGATGGCGACCGTTTCATCGAAATTTGGAACCTTGTTTTCATGCAAAACGAGCGGTTCGAGGATGGCAGCCAACGTGATCTGGACATGCAGTCCATTGACACCGGCATGGGATTGGAACGGATTGGGGCCCTGCTGCAAGGCAAGCACGACAACTACGATACCGATCTGATGCGCGCGCTGATCGAGGCCAGCGCGCATGTCACCAACCACGATCCTGACGGGCCGGGCAATGTGCATCATCGAGTGATTGCGGATCACTTGCGATCTACCTCGTTCCTGATGGCGGATGGCGTGATGCCATCCAACGAGGGGCGCGGTTACGTGCTGCGCCGGATCATGCGGCGTGCTATGCGCCACGCACACCTTCTGGGGGCCAAGGATCCGGTGATGTACCGGTTGGTACCCGCTCTGGTGACGCAGATGGGGCAGGCATTTCCCGAACTGGGCCGCGCACAGTCGCTGATCGAAGAGACGCTGAAGCAAGAAGAAACCCGGTTCAAGCAAACGCTAGAACGTGGGCTGAGCATGTTGGACGATGCGGTTGCCGATTTGTCCGAAGGCGGAGAGCTGCCCGGCGAGACGGCATTCAAGCTTTATGACACCTATGGCTTTCCGCTGGACCTGACGCAGGACGCGCTGCGCGAAAAGGGATTGGGCGTTGACACTGGTGGCTTCGACGCGGCGATGGCCGAACAAAAGGCCAAGGCCCGCGCGGCATGGTCCGGCTCGGGTGAAGCGGCGGATGCCAGTATCTGGTTCGACATCGCAGAAGCCGAGGGTGTGACCGATTTTCTGGGATATGACACCGAGATGGCCGAAGGCCAAATCCGCGCATTGGTACGCGACGGCGCAGTGGTCACCGAGGCCAAAACCGGGGAGGACGTACAGATCGTCCTCAATCAAACACCGTTCTACGCCGAGTCTGGCGGGCAGGTGGGCGATACGGGCGTCGTGCGCACCGATGGCGCGCGTGCCGAGATTACCGATACCCGCAAAGTGGCGGGCGTGTTCATCCATTTTGCCAAAGTCACCGAAGGCACGCTGACCAAGGGAGATGCCGCACAGTTGGAGGTGGATCACCTCCGCCGTAGCCGTATCCGGGCGAACCATTCGGCAACGCATCTGCTGCACGAGGCGCTGCGCGCGGCACTCGGTCCCCATGTGGCACAGCGCGGCAGCCTGAATGCAGAGGATCGTCTGCGGTTCGATTTCAGCCATACCAAGGCGCTGAGCCTTGAGGAGTTGAAGCAGATTGAGGACGATGTGAACGCTTATATTCGGCAAAATGACACGGTCGAGACGCGGATTATGACCCCGGATGACGCGCGCGCGTTGGGCGCGCAGGCGCTCTTTGGCGAAAAATACGGTGATGAGGTGCGCGTGGTGTCGATGGGCACACATGCGGGCTCTGGCAAGGGGGCCGATGGCGCGACTTATTCGATCGAACTGTGCGGTGGAACTCATGTGCAGCGTACCGGTGATATTGGCGTTTTCGTCACGTTGGGCGATTCCGCGTCTAGCGCGGGCGTGCGCCGGATCGAGGCGCTGACGGGGGCGGATGCGTTCCGGTATCTCAGCGAACAGGATCACCGCGTCGCGGCATTGGCGCTGGAGTTGAAGGCACAACCGGGCGATGTGCTGGATCGGGTGCGCGGCTTGATGGATGAACGCAAGGCGTTGGGCAACGAAGTCGCGCAGTTGCGGCGCGAACTGGCGATGGCAGGTGGGGCCGGGCAGGGCGGTGGCGCTGCGGTCGAGGAAATCGGCGGCGTACGCTTCGTGGCGCAAGTGCTGAGCGGTGTGTCGGGCAAGGATCTGCCCGCGCTGTTGGACGAGCACAAAGCGCGGATAGGCAGCGGCGTGGTGTTGCTGATCGCCGATACCGACGGCAAGGCGGCTGTGGCGGCGGGCGTGACCGACGATCTGACCAGCCGAGTGTCAGCCGAGGACATCGTGAAGCTGGCGGTGGTCCAACTGGGCGGCAAGGGCGGCGGTGGCCGACCCGACATGGCCCGCGGCGGCGGGCGCGATGTCACCAATGCAGAGGCCGCGATCGAGACGGTCAGAACACTGTTGAAAGGATAG
- a CDS encoding GNAT family N-acetyltransferase: MQIVLNSPDQSPALPGGAIQQHPNYAAALGRMGLDMRAAEFYCDGRYLGRSQFALRRFGPLRVAWMPRGPVWRQDTPPPDQDLQNRMMAGLRRAVRLRALWAISNDCANHAPGLRAAGPRQVAELSLTTDSIARRAAMHGKWRNRLRRAERNGLRITSRVLSLPRDTALLQRELDQRRASHYAALPPAFTVAWVQAQPQATRLFAVHEGTDVIAYILLLLHAPQATYHIGWSGSRGRTLCAHNLAVWHATEWLAARGYARLDLGLIDPVRTPSLDRFKLGCGARARSIGATTVTARL; this comes from the coding sequence ATGCAGATTGTCCTGAACTCCCCCGATCAGTCGCCCGCTTTGCCGGGCGGCGCCATCCAGCAGCACCCAAATTATGCGGCCGCACTTGGCCGCATGGGGCTGGATATGCGCGCGGCCGAATTCTACTGTGATGGCAGATACTTGGGGCGGTCACAGTTTGCCCTGCGGCGTTTTGGTCCGCTCCGGGTTGCATGGATGCCGCGCGGCCCGGTCTGGAGACAGGACACGCCGCCGCCGGACCAAGACCTGCAAAATCGCATGATGGCAGGCCTGCGTCGGGCGGTTCGCCTTCGCGCTCTCTGGGCCATTAGCAATGACTGCGCCAACCATGCGCCGGGGTTGCGCGCAGCCGGCCCCAGACAGGTTGCCGAACTTTCGCTGACGACCGACAGCATCGCCCGCCGCGCCGCGATGCATGGCAAATGGCGCAATAGATTGCGCCGCGCCGAGCGTAACGGTCTTCGCATCACCTCGCGGGTTCTGTCTCTGCCCCGCGATACGGCCTTGTTGCAGCGCGAGTTGGATCAACGCCGCGCCAGTCACTATGCGGCCCTGCCCCCGGCCTTTACCGTCGCGTGGGTGCAGGCACAGCCTCAGGCCACTAGGCTGTTCGCGGTACATGAGGGCACAGACGTTATCGCCTATATCCTGCTGTTGCTACACGCGCCTCAGGCCACCTATCATATCGGCTGGAGCGGGTCGCGTGGCCGCACCCTGTGCGCTCACAACCTCGCTGTCTGGCATGCAACCGAATGGCTGGCGGCGCGCGGATATGCGCGACTCGATCTGGGGTTGATCGATCCTGTCCGCACCCCAAGTCTTGATCGATTCAAGCTGGGTTGCGGCGCGCGCGCGCGTTCTATAGGAGCAACCACAGTTACCGCGCGATTATAA